Proteins encoded within one genomic window of Microbacterium sp. LKL04:
- a CDS encoding ThuA domain-containing protein, translated as MRRVLVFSGGADYADPWHPFAETCAIVAEVLREDGGDVTVVDTLDDLAARIDAADLVVINAGGGTAPHPLDARLAEIIAGYRGPLLVLHVAATLLPEHAAWEARLGGRWVRDVTFHPERGPLRVRALSASVADLADLDTVDEAYSALRVSPEADVLLVHDDADGVAHPLAWTHESDGCRAAYSALGHDAAAYASPLAPEVVRRLSRWLLA; from the coding sequence CATCCGTTCGCCGAAACCTGTGCGATCGTGGCCGAGGTGCTTCGCGAGGACGGCGGTGACGTCACGGTCGTCGACACGCTGGACGACCTCGCCGCGCGGATCGACGCTGCGGACCTGGTCGTGATCAACGCTGGCGGCGGCACCGCGCCGCATCCGCTCGACGCACGCCTCGCTGAGATCATCGCGGGGTACCGCGGACCGCTGCTCGTCCTGCACGTCGCGGCGACGTTGCTGCCGGAGCACGCGGCGTGGGAGGCGCGTCTCGGCGGACGCTGGGTGCGCGACGTGACCTTCCACCCCGAGCGCGGCCCTCTGCGCGTGCGTGCCCTCTCGGCATCCGTTGCGGATCTGGCCGACCTCGACACCGTGGACGAGGCGTACTCGGCGCTGCGGGTCTCTCCCGAAGCCGACGTTCTGCTCGTGCACGACGACGCCGACGGCGTCGCGCACCCGCTCGCCTGGACGCACGAGAGCGACGGATGCCGCGCCGCCTACAGCGCGCTCGGCCACGACGCGGCGGCGTACGCGTCGCCGCTCGCTCCGGAGGTCGTCCGGCGGCTCAGTCGCTGGCTGCTCGCCTGA